The following are encoded in a window of Syngnathoides biaculeatus isolate LvHL_M chromosome 3, ASM1980259v1, whole genome shotgun sequence genomic DNA:
- the terb2 gene encoding telomere repeats-binding bouquet formation protein 2 isoform X4 — MFANKKAWFSSSVSQPRRDFWLEEEGIVTGWRTADYLFSDDAAHPDTLWIFQSKVYLWDKITVFHSLFLCVCKKRQSVKSVRIGHYVLPPVPVQHAVRNVVGRLIWEHDQPNTQSFADQAASNSKKEECSTDEFVTV, encoded by the exons AtgtttgcaaataaaaaagCTTGGTTTTCAAGCAGTGTTTCACAGCCACGTCGGGATTTTTGGT TAGAAGAGGAGGGAATAGTTACAGGATGGAGAACAGCAGATTACCTTTTCAGTGATGATGCTGCACACCCGGACACCCTTTG gatttttcaaaGTAAGGTGTACCTCTGGGACAAGATCACAGTTTTTCACAGCttgttcctgtgtgtgtgtaaaaagcGACAGAGTGTAAAGTCAGTGAGGATCGGCCACTATGTGCTACCTCCTGTCCCAGTGCAGCATG CAGTGAGGAATGTGGTTGGAAGGCTGATTTGGGAGCATGACCAACCAAATACGCAG AGTTTTGCTGACCAGGCTGCCAGCAATTCCAAGAAAGAGGAGTGCAGCACAGACGAGTTTGTTACAGTTTGA